A DNA window from Paenibacillus sp. HWE-109 contains the following coding sequences:
- a CDS encoding ABC transporter permease, protein MTLSHSQLERLQEALPAGRSEGAHPKKSWVQEWQVALKRDKYLYVMAAPGLLFFLIFKYVPLWGLLLAFQNFSPYLGFWDSEWVGFKYFAEFFDNPDFMLLFRNTMAISLLNIVFFFPIPIVVALLLNEVRKLAFKKFIQTVIYLPHFLSWVIIVGICFLILGEGSGVVNQLIVEFGGQKIQFLTEPNLFWAMLTAQSIWKEAGWGTIIFLAALAGINSELYEAAQIDGATRWQQMRNVTIPGIKSTIIVLLILRLGQVMDVGFEQIYLMASGPVAQVADVFDTYVYRVGIQQGRFSYATVAGLFKSVVGLILVVSANRLAKKFGEEGLY, encoded by the coding sequence ATGACATTGTCGCATAGTCAATTGGAACGGCTTCAAGAAGCGCTGCCAGCTGGACGGAGCGAAGGCGCGCATCCCAAGAAATCTTGGGTGCAGGAATGGCAGGTCGCATTGAAGCGAGACAAATATTTATATGTAATGGCTGCGCCGGGACTTTTATTTTTCCTTATTTTTAAATATGTCCCGCTGTGGGGGTTACTGCTGGCTTTTCAGAATTTTTCTCCCTATTTGGGCTTTTGGGATAGCGAATGGGTGGGATTCAAGTATTTTGCAGAGTTTTTTGACAATCCGGATTTCATGCTGCTGTTCCGCAATACGATGGCGATCAGCCTGCTGAATATCGTCTTCTTCTTCCCAATTCCGATCGTGGTGGCTCTGCTGCTGAATGAAGTGAGGAAGCTGGCTTTCAAAAAATTCATTCAAACGGTCATTTATTTGCCGCATTTCTTGTCATGGGTCATTATCGTCGGAATTTGTTTCCTGATTCTTGGAGAAGGCAGCGGCGTTGTCAATCAATTGATCGTGGAATTTGGCGGGCAAAAAATTCAATTCCTGACGGAGCCGAATTTATTCTGGGCGATGCTGACGGCGCAGAGCATATGGAAGGAAGCGGGCTGGGGCACGATTATTTTCCTGGCAGCGCTTGCGGGCATCAACTCGGAGCTGTATGAAGCGGCGCAGATTGATGGGGCTACCAGATGGCAGCAAATGAGGAATGTAACGATTCCCGGCATCAAAAGCACAATTATTGTGCTGCTCATCTTACGTTTGGGACAAGTAATGGACGTAGGGTTTGAGCAAATTTATTTGATGGCAAGCGGACCGGTTGCTCAAGTTGCAGACGTATTTGATACGTATGTGTACCGTGTTGGTATTCAACAAGGACGTTTCAGTTACGCGACAGTCGCAGGACTTTTCAAATCAGTTGTAGGGCTTATTCTGGTCGTCTCAGCGAACCGTCTAGCCAAGAAATTCGGAGAGGAGGGACTTTACTAA
- a CDS encoding alpha-L-fucosidase, translating into MQSTQHLIPTARQLAFQDWEFGLFLHFGLRTFYEGYHDFDERKMEPSTFLPSQLDCEQWIRTAKEAGMNYAVLTAKHHDGFSNWPTRYSTFSVAGSPWKEGKGDVVREFVDACRKYDMKPGLYYSPFDGSANFYNQDAKAYDDYFVNQITELLSAYGEIDILWFDGCGSEEHEYDWKRIIGEIRRLQPGILIFNMGDPDFRWVGNEDGIAPIPCWNVADSTEFSILTEKLEQLEGQLWLPAECDVQLRANWFYSDNDEHLIKSKDELMGLYELSIGRGANLLLNIGPDREGRLPAKDIARLLEFGAEIRSQFGSPIATLEACVRENDTWIYEPQESHLLDCIILQEDLSNGEHIRHFKITIISHKSKRPVTLYEGQNIGHKAIIRIPAVQVSGVHIEITQRDGEVSLRNLSFHHTAKKGG; encoded by the coding sequence ATGCAATCAACACAGCATTTGATACCAACAGCCAGACAGCTTGCTTTCCAGGATTGGGAGTTCGGACTGTTCCTGCACTTCGGTTTGCGGACTTTCTATGAGGGCTACCACGACTTCGATGAAAGAAAGATGGAGCCCTCGACCTTTCTTCCTTCACAGCTGGATTGTGAACAGTGGATTAGAACGGCCAAAGAGGCCGGTATGAATTATGCGGTACTAACCGCCAAACATCACGATGGTTTTTCGAATTGGCCGACGCGTTACTCGACATTCTCCGTAGCGGGTTCTCCGTGGAAAGAAGGGAAAGGCGATGTGGTTCGCGAATTCGTCGACGCTTGCCGGAAGTACGATATGAAGCCAGGGCTCTATTATTCGCCATTCGATGGCTCGGCCAATTTCTACAATCAGGACGCTAAAGCGTACGACGATTACTTCGTTAATCAGATTACAGAATTGTTGTCAGCGTACGGCGAGATCGACATTCTGTGGTTTGACGGCTGCGGTTCCGAAGAACATGAGTATGATTGGAAACGAATCATTGGTGAAATCCGCCGGCTGCAGCCTGGCATTCTCATTTTTAACATGGGAGACCCGGACTTTCGTTGGGTAGGCAATGAGGATGGCATCGCTCCGATACCTTGCTGGAATGTTGCTGATTCCACGGAGTTTTCGATTTTAACGGAAAAATTGGAGCAGTTGGAAGGCCAATTGTGGCTGCCTGCAGAGTGTGATGTTCAGCTGCGAGCCAATTGGTTTTATAGCGACAACGATGAGCATCTGATCAAAAGCAAAGATGAGCTGATGGGTCTATACGAGCTGTCTATCGGCAGGGGCGCTAACCTGCTGCTGAATATCGGACCTGACCGTGAAGGGAGACTTCCAGCTAAGGATATCGCGCGTTTGCTGGAGTTCGGTGCGGAAATTCGCAGCCAATTTGGCAGCCCAATCGCTACGCTTGAAGCGTGCGTGAGAGAGAATGACACATGGATTTATGAGCCGCAGGAGTCCCATCTGCTGGACTGCATTATCTTACAAGAGGATTTGTCGAACGGAGAGCATATCCGCCATTTTAAAATTACCATTATCAGTCATAAATCGAAGCGCCCCGTAACCCTCTATGAAGGTCAAAACATCGGACATAAGGCGATTATACGAATTCCAGCTGTTCAAGTAAGCGGCGTCCATATTGAAATTACCCAGCGGGATGGGGAAGTTTCACTACGCAATCTCAGCTTTCACCACACAGCCAAAAAGGGCGGTTGA
- a CDS encoding ABC transporter substrate-binding protein, which translates to MKPMVKKMAVILTAAGLVASLAACSKGTNEGQTKAGTASSKPAAPTNISITTLAFAAAPTGELEAVKKLNEKLNVNLNLSWIPSAQISEKLNALLASRDLPDVLFVEDFNATPAFLNAIDQGAFWELSSYIKNYPNLAKYPENVYKNASLKGKLYSLPRVRPLDGHESLLIRKDWLDKLGLQQPKTMDELYTVLEAFAKKDPDGNGKADTYGAVMPGSPGPSSYVLSMFGTGTKWKDENGSLVPYWWTSQAKDALTFWNKTYKAGGILPDFPVLKTAQIKDMLVQGKAGVAIANVIDAYKYNVELQKVNPQANLIAVEMPKAADGKAYYEQASGYYGQFLINKKSVDEAKLKKILEVYDYTASVEGYNLAAYGINDVDYKVKPDGSVEQTEEGKKKGYSGDTTGQWVTGYFDKYSRAKISGIPTDVLEQNKKVIDTISSIPDPTYGLMKSAAFKEKGADWDKKLNDMIVNVIIGKNSLEDWDKFVKQFKDDTSFQQHIKETNDFYKEKAK; encoded by the coding sequence ATGAAACCAATGGTTAAAAAAATGGCTGTCATCTTAACAGCAGCAGGACTGGTCGCTTCCTTGGCGGCTTGCAGCAAAGGAACGAATGAAGGACAAACGAAAGCTGGCACAGCAAGCAGCAAACCGGCAGCGCCAACGAACATCTCGATTACGACACTAGCTTTCGCCGCGGCACCAACGGGAGAGCTGGAAGCTGTCAAAAAGCTGAATGAGAAACTGAATGTCAATCTGAACCTGAGCTGGATTCCATCCGCTCAAATTTCGGAGAAATTAAATGCGCTGCTCGCATCCCGCGACTTGCCGGATGTCCTTTTTGTGGAAGATTTCAATGCAACGCCTGCGTTCCTGAATGCGATTGATCAAGGTGCTTTCTGGGAATTGAGTTCTTATATTAAAAACTACCCGAATTTGGCCAAATATCCGGAAAACGTCTACAAGAACGCTTCATTGAAAGGCAAACTGTACTCGCTTCCACGTGTTCGGCCGCTGGACGGCCATGAATCACTGCTGATCCGCAAAGACTGGCTGGATAAGCTTGGTTTGCAGCAGCCCAAAACGATGGATGAGCTGTACACAGTTCTCGAGGCATTCGCCAAAAAAGATCCGGATGGCAATGGCAAAGCCGATACCTACGGCGCTGTTATGCCTGGTTCTCCCGGGCCTTCCAGCTATGTGCTCTCCATGTTTGGAACGGGAACGAAGTGGAAGGATGAGAACGGCAGCTTAGTCCCTTACTGGTGGACGTCCCAAGCCAAAGACGCGTTGACATTCTGGAATAAAACATACAAAGCAGGAGGCATTCTACCTGATTTCCCTGTTCTAAAAACAGCGCAAATCAAAGATATGCTCGTGCAGGGGAAAGCAGGCGTGGCAATTGCAAATGTCATTGATGCTTACAAATACAACGTGGAACTGCAAAAAGTAAATCCACAGGCTAATCTTATTGCTGTTGAAATGCCAAAAGCGGCAGATGGCAAAGCTTACTATGAGCAAGCCAGCGGCTATTACGGACAATTCTTAATCAATAAAAAATCCGTGGACGAGGCGAAACTTAAGAAAATTCTTGAAGTTTACGACTATACGGCATCCGTTGAAGGATACAACTTGGCTGCTTATGGCATCAATGATGTTGACTACAAAGTGAAGCCGGACGGAAGTGTTGAGCAAACGGAAGAAGGCAAGAAAAAAGGCTATTCGGGCGATACGACAGGACAATGGGTAACCGGATACTTCGATAAGTATTCCAGAGCCAAAATTTCCGGCATTCCAACTGACGTGCTTGAACAAAACAAAAAAGTTATCGATACGATCAGTTCCATTCCAGATCCGACTTACGGCTTGATGAAATCTGCAGCATTCAAAGAAAAAGGCGCTGACTGGGATAAGAAGCTGAATGATATGATCGTGAACGTCATCATTGGGAAAAACTCCCTTGAGGACTGGGACAAATTCGTGAAACAATTTAAAGATGATACAAGCTTCCAACAGCATATTAAAGAAACTAACGACTTCTACAAAGAGAAAGCGAAATAA
- a CDS encoding carbohydrate ABC transporter permease, translating to MDKSMGAKIFNALNYTVLTIVGLVTLLPFIYVVIISFADPTEYLTKSLVLIPEKWSLSAYEYIFSTNAFVHAMGVSGFLAVFGTLVSLIVTSALAYVLSRKRLKGKKFFLVAILMTMLFNPGMIPNYLLVDSLGLMDSIWALILPALTSAWYVFLMKNFYQEIPDELEEAAKMDGCSDIGVFFRIMLPISVSALAAFGLFYAVAYWNTYFSGVLYINRDSLRPLQVLLQMLLISASQMADPSMAAMLESERTVPPQVIKMAAVVLSSLPIVMVYPFLQKYFVKGMMVGSVKG from the coding sequence ATGGATAAAAGCATGGGAGCCAAAATTTTTAATGCGCTGAACTATACCGTATTGACGATAGTCGGGCTGGTAACGCTGCTGCCTTTTATATATGTCGTTATCATTTCATTTGCCGATCCTACCGAATATTTGACGAAGTCGCTAGTCCTGATTCCAGAGAAATGGAGCTTGTCAGCGTACGAGTACATCTTCTCAACGAATGCCTTCGTTCACGCTATGGGGGTCAGCGGATTTCTGGCGGTGTTCGGCACCTTGGTAAGTTTAATTGTAACCAGTGCATTGGCGTACGTACTATCACGCAAACGCTTAAAAGGGAAAAAGTTTTTCCTTGTCGCGATCCTTATGACGATGCTCTTTAATCCGGGGATGATACCGAACTACCTGCTCGTAGACAGCTTGGGGTTAATGGATTCCATTTGGGCGCTGATTTTGCCGGCTTTGACTAGTGCATGGTACGTCTTTTTGATGAAAAACTTTTATCAGGAAATCCCGGACGAATTGGAGGAAGCAGCCAAAATGGATGGTTGCTCGGATATCGGCGTGTTCTTTCGCATCATGCTGCCAATTTCAGTTTCGGCGCTTGCCGCCTTCGGTTTATTTTACGCAGTAGCGTACTGGAATACGTACTTCAGCGGAGTGCTTTACATCAATCGTGACAGTTTGCGTCCGCTGCAGGTGCTGCTCCAAATGCTGCTGATCTCAGCTTCACAAATGGCCGATCCTTCCATGGCTGCGATGTTGGAGAGTGAACGAACCGTTCCGCCGCAAGTCATCAAAATGGCTGCTGTCGTCCTTTCCTCCTTACCGATCGTAATGGTATATCCGTTTTTGCAAAAATATTTTGTCAAAGGCATGATGGTTGGCTCTGTGAAAGGATAA